A region of the Mycobacterium sp. NBC_00419 genome:
CCTGGCTGGACGAACACCTCATCGGTGAGTTCGCCGCCCACCGCGGGGTGGGCAGCCCCACCGACGACGTCGCGTGGGATGTCCGCACCGCATGGGAGCGGGAGTTGGCAGCCGGCAACTGGTTGGGTCTGACCTGGCCGCGCGAGTACGGCGGCCGCGGGCTCGGTCTGGTCGAGGAGATCGTCTTCGAATACGAGTACGCGCGCGCTGCCGCCCCCGCGCGGGTCAACACCCAGGCGCTGGAGTTGCTCGGGCCCACGCTGCTGGCCTTCGGAACCGAGGAACAGAAGCAGCGGTTCATTCCCAAGATCCTGTCCGTCGAGGAGATGTGGGGTCAGGGCTTCTCCGAACCCGGTGCCGGCTCCGACCTGGCGGCCGTGCGTACGAAGGCCAGCTTCGACGGGGACCAGTGGCACGTCGACGGGCAGAAGGTCTGGACGACCTTCGGCCAGCACGCCGACTGGCTCTACGTCCTGTGCCGGACCGACCCTGACGTCGATCTGCGTCACCGCGGCTTGTCGCTGCTGTTGGTGGACGTCCACCAGCCCGGTGTGGACGTACGGCCGATCGAGAACCTCGCCCGGTCAACGGAGTTCAGCGAGTGCTTCTTCAACGATGCACTGACGGGTGCCGACATGGTCGTCGGAGGTGTGGGCAACGGCTGGAAGGTGGTGATGGCCACCCTCGGCATGGAGCGTGGCAGCGCGCTGATGCCGATGCAGCTGGCGATGCAACGTGAAGTCAGTGAACTGATCGAGGAGGCGACGCGCATCGGTGCCGTCGACGATCCGCTGGTCCGCCAGGAACTCGTCGACGCCTACATCGGCGTGCAGTTGATGCGCTCCACGAACCTGCGCATCGTGATGGACCTGTTGGGTCAGTCCGGCGGTGAGCCGGGCGCGGCCACCCAGGCGGCCGCCACCGTCAGCAAGCTGTTCGCTTCGGTGCACCATCAGCGAATCGGTGAACTGGCAGTCGATCTCTTCGGTCCCGATGCCCTCTTCGCGGTGACGACCACACGTTGCGCAGAGGCCCGCAAGCTCTTCCTGCTCTCGCGCGCCGAGACCATCTACGGCGGCACCTCGGAGATCCAACGCAACATCATCGCCGAGCGTCTGCTCGGCCTACCCCGATGAGGATCGGCATGTCCATCCACATCCACCTGCTGATCTGGCAATTCTCACTGGAGGTCTGACAACGCCATGGCACTGATACCCACCGAAGAGCACGACGCTCTTCGCGATGTGATGCGCGCCTTCCTGACCAAGCATTCGTCAGAATCCGCGGTGCGTGCCCAGCTCGACAGCGACTCGGGTTACGACGAATCCGCGTGGCACACCGCGGCCGATCAGATCGGGTTGCCGTCACTGGCGATCCCCGAGGAATTCGGCGGCGCCGGTTACGGTTTCGACGAACTGGCGATCGTGATGGAGGAGACGGGCCGGGCGCTCTACACCGGCCCGGTGCTGTCCACCG
Encoded here:
- a CDS encoding acyl-CoA dehydrogenase family protein, with product MEFDIADLISGAAEFRDEVRTWLDEHLIGEFAAHRGVGSPTDDVAWDVRTAWERELAAGNWLGLTWPREYGGRGLGLVEEIVFEYEYARAAAPARVNTQALELLGPTLLAFGTEEQKQRFIPKILSVEEMWGQGFSEPGAGSDLAAVRTKASFDGDQWHVDGQKVWTTFGQHADWLYVLCRTDPDVDLRHRGLSLLLVDVHQPGVDVRPIENLARSTEFSECFFNDALTGADMVVGGVGNGWKVVMATLGMERGSALMPMQLAMQREVSELIEEATRIGAVDDPLVRQELVDAYIGVQLMRSTNLRIVMDLLGQSGGEPGAATQAAATVSKLFASVHHQRIGELAVDLFGPDALFAVTTTRCAEARKLFLLSRAETIYGGTSEIQRNIIAERLLGLPR